A window of Cryptomeria japonica chromosome 3, Sugi_1.0, whole genome shotgun sequence contains these coding sequences:
- the LOC131076013 gene encoding kiwellin-1-like — protein sequence MLNPDNDAHETDLTKATTLVLVATINTVKWYHSNSPQLNLSKRREEKKKLQRKMRMMLLAFGLILSMSIAECARNSDVAGILASCNPTGYLNGNSHNCNREHGSDCCKSGERYPQYKCSPPVTGNTHAILTLNGFEKGEDGGGPSECDGDYHNDNDLVVALSTGWYAGGSRCHDFILITNQDNGRTARARVVDECDSVSGCDEDHDFQPPCPNNIVDASLGVWKALGVENYDDVGEMSITWSET from the exons ATGTTGAACCCTGATAATGACGCCCATGAAACGGATCttaccaaggcaacaacactagtGCTGGTGGCAACTATAAATACAGTAAAGTGGTATCATTCAAACAGCCCACAGCTGAATCTAtccaagagaagagaagagaagaaaaaattgCAGA GGAAGATGAGGATGATGTTACTAGCGTTTGGATTGATACTGAGCATGTCCATAGCGGAATGCGCTAGGAATAGTGATGTTGCAGGAATCTTGGCATCATGTAATCCAACCGGATATTTGAATGGCAACTCCCACAACTGCAATCGCGAGCACGGCTCAGACTGCTGCAAGTCAGGGGAGCGATACCCACAATACAAATGCTCGCCCCCAGTGACAGGCAATACTCACGCCATTCTCACTCTGAATGGGTTTGAGAAGGGCGAAGACGGAGGAGGGCCTTCGGAGTGCGACGGGGACTACCACAATGACAACGATCTGGTGGTTGCTCTTTCCACAGGTTGGTACGCCGGTGGCAGCCGCTGTCACGACTTCATACTAATCACCAATCAAGACAATGGTCGAACTGCACGGGCCAGGGTGGTGGATGAGTGCGACTCAGTCTCTGGGTGCGACGAGGATCACGACTTCCAACCCCCTTGTCCTAACAATATCGTGGATGCCTCTCTAGGCGTATGGAAAGCCTTGGGAGTTGAAAATTATGATGATGTTGGCGAGATGAGCATCACATGGTCTGAAACTTAA